Genomic DNA from Peribacillus simplex NBRC 15720 = DSM 1321:
AAAAGTCCCTGTATACACAGGGGTAGGAGGCAATATTCAAACTTCCCTGGAACTTGCAAGAATATCAGCGGATAGAGGGGCAGATGGTTATTTAATATTACCTCCATATCTCGTTACTGGAGAACAGGCAGGTCTGGCGGCTTATTTCAAAGCCATCGCAGAAAGTACAGACTTAAACTCAATAGTATATCAGCGTGATAATGTGTCACTTTCAATTTCAACTTTGGAAGCGCTCGCAGAGGTCCCACAGGTGGTCGGCGTCAAAGACGGTCTAGGCAATATGGAGTTGAATGGACTCCTAACACAAACCTTCGGAAAACGTTTCGGCTGGCTGAACGGAATGCCGCTTGCTGAAGTTACCATGTCGGCCTACGTTCCACTTGGCTTTGACTCATATTCATCTGCGATATCAAATTACATCCCGCACATCTCACGGAAATTCTATAATGGCATTTTGAGTGGGGATCAAGAAACGGTCAATGAAATTTACCAACAGGTCATTATGCCAATCAACAACATTCGCCGTCAGAGAAAAGGATATGCCGTCTCTCTCATTAAAGCAGGTATGGAGATTATGGGAATGCCGGTTGGGCAAACAGTCAGATTACCAATACTTCCGGTTGAAAAAGAACATTATGCAGAAATGCAAACGATATTAGAGCATGCTTTAGATCGTTTTCCAAAAGAAACATCAATTCAATCAATCTAATAAGGGTGGGATTATATATGATAACTACAGTTCAAACAAAAACGTATCTTAACTATATTAACGGTGAATGGGTTGCTTCTATTTCAAATGAAGTCGAAAAAAGTTTAAACCCGGCAGATAAACAGGCAATTGTCGGATATGTACAGAAATCTACAAAGGATGACTTGAACCTGGCTGTGGAAGCTGCGAAAAAGGCAAAAGAAAAATGGCGCAAACTAGCTGGTTCAGAGCGTGGGGAGTATCTTTATAAAGTAGCGCATATTCTTGAAAAGCGGATTGATGAAATCGCAGAATGTGCAACACGGGAAATGGGAAAGACATTTGCTGAAACAAAAGGGGAAACGGCACGCGGCATTGCGATCCTGAAATACTATGCAGGAGAAGGAATGCGTAAAGTGGGGGATGTCATTCCATCCACCGACAGTTCAGCGCTTATGTTTACTACGCGCGTCCCGCTTGGTGTAGTGGGCGTCATAACACCTTGGAATTTCCCAATCGCCATCCCAATCTGGAAGATGGCTCCTGCTCTCGTATATGGGAATACGATTGTGGTCAAGCCAGCCACCGAGACGGCCATCACCTGTGCGAAGATCATGGAGTGTTTTGAAGAAGCTGGTTTACCGGCGGGGGTAATCAATATGGTCACAGGGCCGGGCAGTGTCATAGGGCAGGGAATCGCCGATCACGAAGATGTAAACGGCATTACCTTCACTGGCTCAAACGGCGTTGGAAAAAGGATTGGACAAGCGGCGTTAGCACGTGGAGCGAAATACCAGCTTGAAATGGGCGGGAAAAACCCGGTAATCGTTGCAGCGGATGCGGATCTTAATCTGGCTGTAGAAGCAGTCATTACAGGTGCGTTTCGTTCAACGGGGCAAAAATGTACCGCGACAAGCCGTGTCATCGTTGCGGCTGAAGTTTATGAAGAGTTCAAGGGGTTGCTGGTGAAAGAAACGAAAGGCATTTCCATCGGGGATGGATTGGACAGCGGGACATGGATGGGACCATGTGCTAGCGAAAATCAATTAAATACGGTTCTTTCCTATATCGAAAAAGGAGTGGAGGAAGGCGCTACACTTCTAATTGGCGGAAAGCGTGCTGAAGAAGGCCCTCAGGCAAATGGTTTTTATGTAGAGCCTACGATCTTTGATAACTGCACGTCAGATATGACAATTGTACAGGAAGAAATTTTTGGTCCGGTGATCGCTTTATTGAAAGCTGATTCAGTTGAAGAAGCCCTGCAACTTGCGAACAGCGTGGAATACGGCCTTAGTGCTTCGATTTTCACCGCCAATATCAAACATTTGCTTTCATTTGTTAACGATATGGAAGCGGGATTGATTAGGGTTAACGCCGAGAGCGCAGGCGTTGAATTACAGGCGCCATTTGGCGGCATGAAAAATTC
This window encodes:
- the gucD gene encoding alpha-ketoglutaric semialdehyde dehydrogenase GucD → MITTVQTKTYLNYINGEWVASISNEVEKSLNPADKQAIVGYVQKSTKDDLNLAVEAAKKAKEKWRKLAGSERGEYLYKVAHILEKRIDEIAECATREMGKTFAETKGETARGIAILKYYAGEGMRKVGDVIPSTDSSALMFTTRVPLGVVGVITPWNFPIAIPIWKMAPALVYGNTIVVKPATETAITCAKIMECFEEAGLPAGVINMVTGPGSVIGQGIADHEDVNGITFTGSNGVGKRIGQAALARGAKYQLEMGGKNPVIVAADADLNLAVEAVITGAFRSTGQKCTATSRVIVAAEVYEEFKGLLVKETKGISIGDGLDSGTWMGPCASENQLNTVLSYIEKGVEEGATLLIGGKRAEEGPQANGFYVEPTIFDNCTSDMTIVQEEIFGPVIALLKADSVEEALQLANSVEYGLSASIFTANIKHLLSFVNDMEAGLIRVNAESAGVELQAPFGGMKNSSSHSREQGEAAKEFFTSIKTVFVK
- the kdgD gene encoding 5-dehydro-4-deoxyglucarate dehydratase; amino-acid sequence: MNKIRKAPKGILGFPVAPFTTSNKLDEQALAQNIQFLIDEGLEAIFVACAAAEYPSLSKEEYEAMVEVAVSVTAGKVPVYTGVGGNIQTSLELARISADRGADGYLILPPYLVTGEQAGLAAYFKAIAESTDLNSIVYQRDNVSLSISTLEALAEVPQVVGVKDGLGNMELNGLLTQTFGKRFGWLNGMPLAEVTMSAYVPLGFDSYSSAISNYIPHISRKFYNGILSGDQETVNEIYQQVIMPINNIRRQRKGYAVSLIKAGMEIMGMPVGQTVRLPILPVEKEHYAEMQTILEHALDRFPKETSIQSI